A window of the Pseudomonas sp. B21_DOA genome harbors these coding sequences:
- a CDS encoding D-cysteine desulfhydrase — MIKQQLQRFPRLELLSHPTPLEKLERLSAWLGREVYIKRDDLTPLAMGGNKLRKLEYLAADALAQGADTLITAGALQSNHVRQTAALAAKLGLGCVALLENPLGTDDSNYTGNGNRLLLDLFDTKVELVDNLDNADEQLAALAARLRSNGKKPYLVPIGGSNALGALGYVRAGLELAEQIKDSGLDFAAVVLASGSAGTHSGLGLALSEALPQLPVIGVTVSRSEEDQRPKVQGLAERTAELLGVELPASFKVELWDEYFGPRYGEPNAGTLAAVKLLAAQEGLLLDPVYTGKAMAGLLDGIGRQRFDDGPIIFLHTGGAPALFAYKDFLTR; from the coding sequence ATGATCAAACAACAGCTGCAACGCTTTCCCCGTCTCGAACTGCTGAGCCACCCCACGCCGCTGGAAAAACTCGAACGCTTGTCCGCTTGGCTCGGTCGCGAGGTGTATATCAAGCGCGATGACCTGACGCCGCTGGCAATGGGCGGCAACAAGCTGCGCAAACTCGAATACCTCGCCGCCGACGCGCTCGCGCAAGGCGCTGACACGCTGATCACGGCCGGTGCGTTGCAATCGAACCATGTTCGCCAGACCGCCGCGCTGGCCGCGAAACTCGGCCTGGGCTGTGTGGCGCTGCTGGAAAATCCGCTCGGCACCGACGACAGCAACTACACCGGCAACGGCAACCGCTTGTTGCTGGACCTGTTCGACACCAAGGTCGAACTGGTCGACAACCTCGATAATGCTGACGAACAACTGGCCGCCCTCGCCGCGCGCCTGCGCAGCAACGGCAAGAAGCCGTATCTGGTGCCGATTGGCGGCTCCAACGCGCTCGGTGCTCTGGGTTATGTCCGCGCCGGACTGGAACTGGCTGAGCAGATCAAGGACAGCGGCCTCGATTTCGCCGCTGTGGTGCTGGCTTCAGGCAGTGCCGGTACTCACAGTGGTCTGGGGCTGGCGCTGAGTGAGGCGTTGCCGCAACTGCCGGTGATCGGCGTGACCGTTTCGCGCAGTGAAGAAGACCAGCGGCCGAAGGTCCAGGGTTTGGCCGAACGCACCGCAGAGCTGCTGGGCGTCGAGTTGCCGGCCAGCTTCAAGGTCGAGCTGTGGGACGAATATTTCGGCCCGCGTTATGGCGAGCCGAATGCCGGCACGCTGGCGGCGGTGAAACTGTTGGCGGCTCAGGAAGGTCTGTTGCTTGACCCGGTCTACACCGGCAAGGCCATGGCCGGTCTGCTCGACGGGATCGGCCGGCAGCGCTTCGATGATGGTCCTATCATCTTCCTGCACACCGGTGGCGCGCCGGCGTTGTTTGCCTACAAGGATTTTCTGACAAGATGA
- a CDS encoding serine acetyltransferase — translation MSERSSHWQLQTIVSQLRSARDQWRAQNGRASGEQGGRELPSRAAMAEILEALCGALFPMRLGPVDLREESEDFYVGHTLDVALNALLAQTRLELRYVARHSAQDDSEVEARAIQIVQDFALALPGLRTLLDTDVLAAYHGDPAARSVDEVLLCYPGILAVIHHRLAHHLYRAGLPLLARISAEIAHSATGIDIHPGAQIGRSFFIDHGTGVVIGETAIIGERVRIYQAVTLGAKRFPADEDGQLQKGHPRHPIVEDDVVIYAGATILGRITIGKGSTIGGNVWLTRSVPAGANLTQANLQHDDGTQK, via the coding sequence GTGAGCGAGCGTTCCAGCCATTGGCAATTGCAGACCATCGTCAGCCAGCTGCGCAGTGCGCGGGATCAGTGGCGTGCGCAGAACGGCCGGGCATCCGGCGAGCAGGGTGGGCGCGAATTGCCATCGCGAGCGGCAATGGCGGAAATCCTTGAAGCGCTGTGTGGCGCGCTGTTCCCTATGCGTCTGGGACCTGTGGATCTGCGTGAAGAAAGTGAAGATTTCTACGTCGGCCATACGCTTGATGTTGCGTTGAATGCGTTGCTGGCGCAGACGCGCCTGGAGCTGCGTTACGTTGCCCGCCACAGCGCGCAGGACGACAGTGAAGTCGAGGCGCGGGCCATCCAGATCGTGCAGGATTTCGCTCTCGCGTTGCCGGGTCTGCGCACGCTGCTCGACACCGATGTGCTGGCGGCGTATCACGGCGACCCGGCGGCACGCAGCGTTGATGAAGTGCTGCTGTGCTATCCGGGCATTCTCGCGGTGATTCACCATCGCCTGGCGCACCATTTATACCGTGCCGGGCTGCCGCTGCTGGCGCGGATCAGCGCGGAGATCGCGCATTCGGCGACGGGCATCGATATCCACCCGGGCGCGCAGATCGGTCGCAGTTTCTTTATCGATCACGGCACCGGTGTAGTGATTGGCGAAACCGCGATCATTGGTGAGCGGGTACGGATTTATCAGGCGGTGACCCTGGGGGCCAAGCGCTTCCCGGCGGATGAAGACGGCCAGTTGCAGAAGGGCCATCCGCGTCATCCGATCGTTGAGGATGACGTAGTGATTTACGCCGGGGCGACGATTCTCGGACGGATCACCATCGGCAAGGGTTCGACCATTGGCGGCAACGTGTGGCTGACGCGCAGCGTGCCGGCGGGGGCGAATCTGACGCAGGCGAATCTGCAGCATGATGATGGGACGCAGAAGTAG
- the betT gene encoding choline transporter BetT, producing MNPPVFYFAATVILLFGLVVIAIPEQAGAWLLEAQNWAANTVGWYYMLAMTLYLVFVVVTALSGYGKIKLGADHDEPEFSYLSWAGMLFAAGISITLFFFCVSEPLTHMLQPPQGEAGTADAARQAMQILFLHWGLHGWGVFAFVGMALAYFAYRHNLPLALRSALYPLIGKRINGPIGYAVDGFGIIATVFGLGADMGFGVLHLNSGLDYLFGIAHTQWIQVGLITLMMGAAIIVAVSGVDKGVRVMSDINMLLACGLLLFVLFAGPTQHLLNTLIQNVGDYLGALPMKSFDLYAYDKPSDWLGGWTVFYWAWWIAWSPFVGLFIARISRGRTIREFVFGVLLIPLGFTLAWMSIFGNSALDQVLNHGMSALGMSAIDNPSMSIYLLLETYPWSKTVIAVTVFISFVFFVTSADSGTVVLSTLSAKGGNPDEDGPKWLRVFWGAMTALITSALLFSGSIDALKSAVVLTSLPFSLILLLMMWGLHKAFYLESQKQIAQLHSLAPVSGSRRGTGGWRQRLSQAVHFPSRDEVYRFMESTVRPAIEEVTAVFVEKGLHVVTQPDPAHDNVSLEIGHGEQHPFIYQVQMRGYFTPSFARGGMGSKQLNNRRYYRAEVHLSEGSQDYDLVGYTKEQIINDILDQYERHMQFLHLVR from the coding sequence ATGAATCCGCCGGTGTTCTACTTCGCCGCGACGGTCATTCTGCTGTTTGGTCTGGTCGTCATCGCCATCCCCGAGCAGGCCGGCGCCTGGTTGCTGGAAGCGCAAAACTGGGCGGCCAATACGGTCGGCTGGTATTACATGCTCGCGATGACCCTGTATCTGGTCTTCGTGGTGGTCACCGCCTTATCCGGCTACGGCAAGATAAAACTCGGTGCCGACCACGACGAGCCCGAATTCAGTTACCTGTCCTGGGCCGGCATGCTGTTCGCCGCCGGGATCAGCATCACGCTGTTCTTCTTCTGTGTCTCCGAACCGCTGACGCACATGCTGCAGCCGCCACAAGGCGAGGCAGGTACTGCCGATGCGGCACGCCAGGCGATGCAAATTCTGTTTCTGCACTGGGGCCTGCATGGCTGGGGCGTGTTCGCCTTTGTGGGCATGGCGCTGGCCTATTTCGCTTATCGGCACAATCTGCCGCTGGCCCTGCGTTCGGCGTTGTATCCGCTGATCGGCAAACGCATCAACGGCCCGATCGGCTACGCAGTCGACGGCTTCGGCATCATCGCTACGGTGTTCGGCCTCGGTGCGGACATGGGCTTCGGTGTGCTGCACCTCAACTCGGGCCTGGATTATCTGTTCGGCATCGCCCATACCCAGTGGATTCAGGTCGGCCTGATCACGCTGATGATGGGCGCGGCGATCATCGTTGCGGTGTCCGGTGTCGATAAAGGCGTGCGGGTGATGTCCGACATCAACATGCTGCTGGCCTGCGGGCTGCTGCTGTTCGTGTTGTTTGCCGGGCCGACGCAGCACCTGCTCAACACCCTGATCCAGAACGTCGGCGACTACCTCGGCGCGTTGCCGATGAAGAGCTTCGATCTTTACGCCTACGATAAACCGAGCGACTGGCTCGGTGGCTGGACCGTGTTCTACTGGGCCTGGTGGATCGCTTGGTCGCCGTTCGTGGGCCTGTTCATCGCGCGGATTTCCCGTGGCCGCACCATCCGTGAATTCGTCTTCGGCGTGCTGTTGATTCCGCTCGGTTTCACCCTGGCGTGGATGTCGATCTTCGGCAATAGCGCCTTGGATCAAGTGCTCAACCACGGCATGAGCGCGCTGGGTATGTCGGCCATCGATAATCCGTCGATGAGCATTTATCTGCTGCTGGAAACCTATCCGTGGAGCAAGACCGTCATTGCCGTGACGGTGTTCATCAGCTTCGTGTTCTTCGTGACGTCTGCGGATTCCGGCACCGTGGTGCTCTCGACCCTGTCGGCCAAGGGCGGCAACCCGGATGAAGACGGGCCGAAATGGCTGCGGGTGTTCTGGGGCGCAATGACCGCGCTTATCACCAGTGCGCTGCTGTTCTCCGGCAGCATTGATGCGCTGAAGTCGGCGGTGGTGCTGACGTCGTTGCCGTTCTCGTTGATTCTGCTGCTGATGATGTGGGGCCTGCACAAGGCGTTCTATCTGGAATCGCAGAAGCAGATCGCGCAGCTGCATTCGCTGGCGCCGGTCTCCGGTTCGCGGCGTGGCACCGGCGGCTGGCGCCAGCGCCTGAGTCAGGCCGTGCACTTCCCGTCCCGCGACGAGGTGTACCGCTTCATGGAAAGCACGGTGCGTCCGGCGATCGAGGAAGTGACCGCCGTGTTCGTCGAAAAAGGCCTGCACGTGGTCACTCAGCCGGATCCGGCGCATGACAACGTCAGCCTGGAAATCGGCCACGGCGAGCAGCATCCGTTCATCTATCAGGTACAGATGCGCGGCTACTTCACGCCATCGTTCGCGCGCGGCGGCATGGGTTCCAAGCAACTCAACAATCGTCGCTACTACCGCGCCGAAGTGCACTTGAGCGAGGGCAGTCAGGACTACGATCTGGTCGGCTACACCAAAGAGCAGATCATCAACGACATCCTCGACCAGTACGAACGGCACATGCAGTTCCTGCATCTGGTGCGTTGA
- a CDS encoding LacI family DNA-binding transcriptional regulator, with translation MSEEKPRKRRGAGRVTLNAVAREAGVSAITVSRYFNQPEQVSPERRERIAAVVTELGYVPNLVAGGLASARGKIVGMVIPNISGPIFANTIQGFSDTLSRHGYQLLLASSYFSTEQEENAVRAFLGWSPAALVLTSHFHSAGTEKMIAEADIPVIETWDFQPEREPMQIGFSHFEVGVTAAKHLLEKGYQRIAFVQNSAPGDFSALERRDGYAATLKESGLEPWVYAPDADRAPFEAGKQAMDALMNASPRPDAIIFANDNLAAGGLLAGQRAGLKIPEDCAVLGFGDYPFAEMLLPSLSTIKPPALEIGVLAATRVLESLGVLPSDEVQRLNLLQCQVIEREST, from the coding sequence TTGAGCGAAGAAAAACCCCGCAAACGCCGTGGCGCCGGACGCGTGACCCTGAATGCCGTCGCGCGCGAGGCCGGGGTTTCAGCGATCACCGTGTCACGCTACTTCAACCAGCCGGAGCAGGTTTCGCCCGAGCGCCGCGAGCGCATTGCGGCGGTGGTGACGGAGTTGGGCTATGTACCGAATCTGGTTGCCGGCGGGCTGGCCTCGGCACGAGGGAAAATCGTCGGCATGGTGATCCCGAACATTTCCGGGCCGATCTTCGCCAATACCATTCAAGGCTTCAGCGATACGCTTAGCCGCCATGGCTATCAGCTGTTGCTGGCGTCGAGTTACTTCAGCACTGAACAAGAAGAAAATGCCGTGCGTGCGTTTCTCGGCTGGTCGCCGGCGGCGTTGGTACTGACCAGTCACTTTCACAGTGCCGGCACGGAAAAGATGATCGCCGAGGCAGATATTCCGGTGATTGAAACATGGGATTTCCAGCCGGAACGTGAGCCGATGCAGATCGGTTTTTCGCATTTTGAAGTGGGTGTGACGGCGGCAAAACATCTGCTGGAAAAAGGCTACCAACGTATCGCCTTCGTGCAGAACAGCGCACCGGGTGATTTCAGCGCGCTGGAACGTCGCGATGGTTACGCGGCGACTTTAAAAGAATCCGGCCTGGAACCCTGGGTCTACGCCCCTGACGCTGATCGCGCGCCATTCGAGGCCGGCAAACAGGCGATGGACGCCCTGATGAATGCCTCACCACGCCCCGACGCGATCATCTTCGCCAACGACAACCTCGCCGCCGGCGGCCTGCTCGCCGGGCAACGCGCAGGTTTGAAAATCCCCGAAGATTGCGCCGTTCTTGGCTTCGGCGATTACCCGTTCGCCGAGATGCTTTTGCCAAGTCTGAGCACGATCAAACCACCGGCACTGGAGATTGGTGTACTCGCCGCAACACGCGTGCTGGAAAGCCTTGGCGTGTTGCCGAGCGACGAGGTGCAGCGGCTGAACCTGCTGCAGTGCCAAGTCATAGAACGCGAAAGCACCTGA